One Thioclava electrotropha DNA segment encodes these proteins:
- a CDS encoding ABC-F family ATP-binding cassette domain-containing protein, whose product MLRISDISFSIDGRPLFANASATIPEGHKVGLVGPNGAGKTTLFRLIRGELTLDGGEIGMPSRARVGGVAQEVPSSSTSLLDTVLAADEERASLLAEAETATDAHRIAEVQTRLVDIDAWSGEARASAILKGLGFDMEAQKRPCSDFSGGWRMRVALAGVLFAQPDLLLLDEPTNYLDLEGALWLESYLMRYPHTVIVISHDRDLLNRAVGSILHLEDRQLTLYQGGYDTFARTRRLRREAQAAQARKQEARRAHLQGFVDRFRAQATKAKQAQARVKMLEKMEPITAPEEAAKQVFTFPAPEQLSPPIIAMEGAAVGYGGPAILKQLNLRIDQDDRIALLGRNGEGKSTLSKLLADKLQVMDGKITRSSKLRIGYFAQHQVDELDLKETPLTHLKRERPDEHPAKLRARLAGFGLGADQAETAVGKLSGGQKARLSLLLATLDAPHLLILDEPTNHLDIESREALVTALTEYSGAVILVSHDMHLLGLVADRLWLVKGGAVAPYQGDLESYRAELLAPPPEDKPAKSAAPKAAKPSRCAMTTMKREVRDCEARVEKLSDMLEKLDAKLADPKLYEPEKARDLAIWQAKHTEATKAMEKAEALWMAALEKLETAEQD is encoded by the coding sequence ATGTTGCGCATCTCCGATATCTCCTTTTCGATCGACGGCCGTCCGCTCTTTGCGAACGCCTCCGCCACCATTCCCGAAGGCCACAAGGTCGGCCTCGTCGGCCCCAACGGCGCGGGCAAGACGACACTGTTCCGGCTGATCCGGGGCGAGCTGACGCTGGATGGCGGCGAGATCGGCATGCCCTCGCGCGCCCGGGTCGGCGGCGTGGCGCAGGAAGTGCCGTCCTCCTCGACCTCGCTGCTCGATACGGTGCTGGCCGCCGACGAGGAGCGTGCGAGCCTTCTGGCCGAGGCCGAGACGGCGACCGACGCGCATCGCATCGCCGAGGTGCAGACGCGGCTGGTCGATATCGACGCGTGGTCCGGCGAGGCGCGAGCGAGCGCCATCCTGAAGGGCCTCGGCTTCGACATGGAGGCACAAAAGCGCCCCTGCTCGGATTTCTCCGGCGGCTGGCGGATGCGCGTGGCGCTCGCGGGCGTGCTGTTCGCGCAGCCCGATCTGCTGCTCTTGGACGAACCGACGAACTATCTCGATCTTGAAGGCGCGCTCTGGCTGGAAAGCTATCTGATGCGCTACCCGCATACGGTGATCGTGATCTCCCACGACCGCGATCTGCTCAACCGCGCCGTGGGCTCGATCCTGCATCTCGAGGATCGGCAACTCACGCTTTATCAAGGCGGCTACGACACGTTTGCGCGCACCCGCCGGCTGCGGCGAGAGGCGCAGGCGGCCCAGGCCAGGAAGCAGGAGGCCCGCCGCGCCCATTTGCAGGGCTTCGTCGATCGCTTCCGCGCGCAGGCCACCAAGGCCAAGCAGGCGCAGGCGCGCGTCAAGATGCTCGAGAAGATGGAGCCGATCACCGCCCCGGAAGAAGCGGCGAAACAGGTCTTCACCTTCCCTGCGCCGGAACAGCTCTCGCCGCCGATCATCGCGATGGAAGGTGCCGCCGTGGGCTATGGCGGGCCCGCGATCCTCAAGCAGCTCAACCTGCGGATCGATCAGGACGACCGGATCGCGCTGCTGGGCCGGAACGGCGAGGGGAAATCCACGCTTTCCAAGCTGTTGGCGGACAAACTTCAGGTGATGGACGGCAAGATCACGCGCTCGTCCAAGCTGCGGATCGGCTATTTCGCGCAGCATCAGGTCGACGAGCTGGACCTGAAAGAGACGCCGCTCACCCATCTCAAGCGCGAGCGCCCCGACGAGCATCCCGCCAAGCTGCGAGCGCGGCTTGCGGGCTTCGGCCTCGGCGCAGATCAGGCGGAGACGGCGGTGGGCAAGCTCTCGGGCGGGCAGAAGGCGCGGCTGTCGCTGTTGCTGGCGACGCTGGATGCGCCGCATCTCCTGATCCTCGATGAGCCGACCAACCACCTCGACATTGAAAGCCGCGAGGCGCTGGTCACCGCGCTCACCGAATATTCCGGCGCGGTGATCCTTGTGAGCCACGACATGCACCTGCTGGGACTGGTCGCGGACCGGCTCTGGCTGGTCAAAGGCGGCGCGGTCGCGCCCTATCAGGGCGATCTGGAAAGCTACCGCGCGGAGTTGCTGGCGCCGCCGCCCGAGGACAAGCCCGCGAAATCGGCCGCACCGAAAGCCGCGAAGCCGTCGCGCTGTGCGATGACGACGATGAAGCGCGAGGTCCGCGACTGCGAGGCCCGGGTTGAGAAGCTGAGCGACATGCTCGAGAAGCTCGACGCGAAACTCGCCGACCCCAAGCTCTACGAACCTGAAAAAGCCCGAGATCTCGCGATCTGGCAGGCCAAGCACACCGAGGCGACCAAGGCGATGGAGAAGGCCGAGGCGCTTTGGATGGCGGCGCTGGAAAAGCTGGAAACCGCCGAGCAGGACTGA